In the genome of Limnothrix sp. FACHB-406, one region contains:
- a CDS encoding DUF4114 domain-containing protein, with product MSASAARALQLTPEQLAQFDTYVQQERKAFTALELSKINPNSLKWSGAADSLEVYFINEGAGYRNQLLFSANNGPLSTVFNDVSSKESILAEADGPLKRGQGVSLGSFSKGSVIDFFLNSDGYSRGENYAGMTSDQVYGTGTWNFLGADANRNGDKLQHMIAYDLGDGWTLMGFEDIVTGGDLDYNDTVFVVRGVSGSKVATPEPSVMLSLAAAAALGLVSRRRQQDS from the coding sequence ATGTCTGCCTCCGCTGCTCGCGCGTTGCAACTAACTCCCGAACAGTTGGCCCAATTTGATACTTACGTCCAACAGGAGCGCAAAGCATTTACGGCGCTGGAACTTTCAAAAATTAACCCCAACAGCCTGAAATGGTCGGGTGCTGCTGATTCGCTGGAAGTTTACTTCATCAACGAAGGCGCAGGTTATCGCAACCAGTTGCTCTTTTCCGCCAACAATGGCCCTTTGAGCACGGTCTTCAACGATGTGTCTTCCAAGGAGTCGATTTTGGCTGAGGCTGATGGCCCCCTGAAGCGGGGTCAAGGCGTGAGCCTCGGATCCTTCAGCAAAGGCAGCGTGATTGACTTCTTCCTGAACTCTGATGGTTACAGCCGTGGCGAAAACTACGCCGGCATGACTTCGGATCAGGTTTATGGCACCGGGACTTGGAACTTCTTGGGCGCTGATGCCAACCGCAACGGCGACAAGTTGCAACACATGATTGCCTATGACCTGGGCGATGGTTGGACTCTGATGGGCTTTGAAGACATCGTGACCGGCGGTGACCTGGACTATAACGACACGGTGTTTGTGGTTCGTGGTGTTTCCGGCTCGAAGGTGGCAACGCCTGAGCCTTCGGTGATGCTGTCGTTGGCTGCTGCTGCGGCTTTGGGCTTGGTGTCCCGCCGTCGTCAGCAAGATAGCTAG
- the recR gene encoding recombination mediator RecR: MLYAAQRRRCAVYTRPLARLIEQLQRLPGIGPKSAQRLALYLLNRPEAEIQTLAQTLLDAKQQVGHCQVCYHLSAEPVCEVCSNPNRDQQTICVVADSRDLIAIERTREYRGRYHVLGGVISPMDGIGPESLTIQPLVQRVHREKTHEVILAIGPSIEGETTTLYLSQLLKPFTKVTRIAFGLPVGGELEYADEVTLARALEGRREVE, from the coding sequence GTGCTTTACGCGGCGCAGCGCAGGAGGTGTGCTGTTTATACTCGTCCTTTGGCTCGATTGATTGAGCAATTGCAACGGCTACCGGGCATTGGCCCCAAATCTGCCCAGCGGTTGGCGCTGTATCTGTTGAATCGCCCGGAAGCGGAAATTCAAACCCTGGCCCAAACGCTGCTGGATGCCAAGCAACAGGTGGGCCATTGCCAAGTTTGCTATCACCTCTCGGCGGAGCCGGTTTGCGAGGTTTGCAGCAACCCGAACCGCGATCAACAGACGATTTGCGTGGTGGCGGATTCGCGGGATCTGATTGCGATCGAGCGCACTCGTGAATATCGTGGGCGCTACCACGTTTTAGGCGGGGTCATTTCCCCCATGGATGGCATTGGCCCCGAAAGCCTGACGATTCAGCCCCTGGTGCAGCGGGTGCATCGCGAAAAGACCCATGAGGTAATTTTGGCGATCGGGCCCAGCATTGAAGGGGAAACTACCACCCTGTATCTATCCCAACTGCTCAAGCCCTTTACCAAGGTGACCAGAATTGCGTTTGGGTTGCCCGTGGGGGGTGAGTTGGAATATGCCGATGAGGTGACCTTGGCCAGGGCTTTGGAAGGGCGGCGCGAGGTGGAATAG
- the purN gene encoding phosphoribosylglycinamide formyltransferase codes for MAGTMTEAPIDRASEPNLVSPQLSGDLLALYQNLPPIALGVLASGSGSNFETIMEAIADGRLRAEVKVLVYNNPGAKVAARAARWGVTAVLLDHRQYPDRNQFDAAVVQALQSAGVEWVAMAGWMRRATETLVNAFPQRAINIHPSLLPSFPGIRAVEQALAAQVRITGCTVHFVELEVDSGPILMQAAVPVYPTDSAETLHARIQTQEHLIFPQAIALAVAQANQATQP; via the coding sequence ATGGCTGGAACTATGACCGAGGCTCCGATCGATCGCGCTTCCGAGCCTAACTTGGTCTCCCCTCAACTGTCCGGTGACCTATTAGCGCTCTATCAAAACCTGCCCCCGATCGCCCTGGGTGTATTGGCCTCAGGAAGTGGCAGCAATTTTGAAACCATCATGGAGGCGATCGCCGATGGCCGCTTACGGGCAGAGGTGAAAGTGCTGGTTTACAACAATCCCGGGGCCAAAGTCGCCGCCCGGGCAGCCCGCTGGGGCGTGACCGCCGTTCTCCTCGACCATCGCCAATACCCCGATCGCAACCAGTTTGACGCTGCCGTTGTCCAAGCGCTCCAGTCCGCTGGAGTGGAATGGGTTGCCATGGCCGGTTGGATGCGGCGGGCCACCGAAACCCTCGTCAACGCCTTTCCCCAGCGGGCCATCAACATTCACCCCAGCCTGTTGCCCAGCTTTCCCGGCATTCGAGCCGTTGAACAGGCCCTCGCCGCCCAAGTCAGAATCACTGGCTGCACGGTGCATTTCGTGGAGCTAGAGGTGGACAGCGGCCCCATCCTGATGCAGGCTGCTGTTCCTGTTTACCCCACCGACAGCGCCGAAACGCTCCATGCCAGAATCCAAACCCAAGAGCATTTGATTTTTCCCCAGGCGATCGCCCTGGCCGTCGCTCAAGCCAATCAAGCCACTCAGCCCTAG
- a CDS encoding RluA family pseudouridine synthase, translating to MAGETGKLNQGWVYQDRVDRAAAGLTLLAYYSQNYRHSTEQTWRDRILAGQILVEDGPASPQQILRSGQRLTYHRPPWVEPTVPLDFAVLYEDADLLVVAKPAGLPVMPAGGFLEHTLLRQLQKRYPQSSPVPIHRLGRGTSGLVLLARSPQARSHLTQQMRDRQMHKVYWALAMGNAPMNRFRIEQPIGKIPHPQLGHLYGVTPDGAFARSDCQVLRRDRDQMLVEVTILTGRPHQIRIHLAAAGFPLVGDPLYGAGGQPQLTPIAPEAARDPDAIALPGDCGYWLHAQTLAFRHPQTQAPIEVCCPAPSPFGQPAHS from the coding sequence ATGGCGGGAGAAACCGGCAAGCTCAATCAGGGCTGGGTCTATCAAGATCGGGTCGATCGCGCAGCGGCGGGCCTCACCCTTTTGGCCTACTACAGCCAAAACTATCGGCACTCCACGGAACAGACTTGGCGCGATCGAATTTTGGCGGGTCAAATTTTGGTTGAAGATGGCCCGGCCAGTCCTCAGCAAATTCTGCGATCGGGACAACGGTTAACCTACCATCGCCCTCCTTGGGTGGAACCAACCGTGCCCCTGGATTTTGCAGTGCTCTATGAAGATGCCGATCTGTTGGTGGTGGCGAAACCCGCTGGCTTGCCCGTGATGCCGGCGGGGGGTTTCTTGGAACACACCCTGTTGCGGCAATTACAAAAACGCTATCCACAATCCAGCCCTGTGCCCATTCACCGACTGGGGCGCGGCACTTCCGGTTTGGTGTTGTTGGCCCGATCGCCCCAGGCTCGATCGCACCTGACCCAACAAATGCGCGATCGACAAATGCATAAGGTCTACTGGGCTTTGGCAATGGGCAACGCTCCCATGAATCGGTTTCGGATTGAGCAGCCGATCGGCAAAATTCCCCACCCCCAATTGGGGCATCTTTACGGGGTCACCCCGGATGGAGCCTTTGCCCGCAGCGATTGCCAAGTGTTGCGGCGGGATCGTGACCAAATGTTGGTTGAAGTCACCATTCTCACGGGCCGTCCTCACCAAATTCGGATTCATTTAGCCGCCGCCGGATTTCCCCTCGTGGGCGACCCACTCTATGGGGCCGGTGGGCAACCGCAACTGACCCCGATCGCGCCGGAGGCCGCAAGGGATCCCGATGCGATCGCCCTGCCCGGCGACTGTGGCTATTGGCTCCATGCCCAAACCCTCGCCTTCCGCCATCCCCAAACCCAAGCCCCGATCGAGGTTTGCTGTCCTGCGCCGTCGCCATTTGGCCAACCCGCCCATAGTTAG
- a CDS encoding SPFH domain-containing protein, with translation MKKFPKRVIIQTSLLALLTSALNACGIIPGTSITTVEPGYAGLKIQLYGGSKGIDKAELVSGRVWFNGYTEEIVVFPTFVNTYPFTKETTEGSPVDESIVFSVAGSPVSADVGLSFGFSTEVIPNTTKTRLHEFYETYRKTPDQFRANELRNGLRNCFSEAAETLALTPVQVPTSQQRLVATVRACVQRRFQFITVQDVSLLGPLRLPPDIQKSINEQFAAQQAAQTAEANRRKVEAEAASNVARAKGEALVTIEQARAEAESNRLRAGSITPQLLELERLRVERTRIEKWNGQQAPTIQTPNVQIGGSAAGSKAP, from the coding sequence ATGAAAAAATTCCCAAAACGAGTCATCATCCAAACTTCGCTGCTTGCCCTGCTTACCTCAGCCCTTAACGCCTGTGGCATCATTCCTGGAACCAGCATCACCACCGTTGAGCCAGGGTATGCCGGCCTCAAAATTCAACTCTATGGTGGCAGCAAAGGAATTGATAAAGCTGAATTGGTTTCGGGGCGTGTTTGGTTTAATGGTTACACAGAAGAAATCGTTGTTTTTCCAACATTTGTCAATACCTATCCTTTCACCAAAGAAACAACGGAAGGCTCACCCGTTGATGAGTCGATCGTGTTTTCGGTGGCCGGTAGTCCCGTTTCGGCTGATGTGGGTCTATCGTTTGGTTTTTCTACGGAAGTAATTCCCAACACCACCAAAACCAGACTGCATGAGTTTTATGAAACCTATCGCAAAACTCCCGATCAATTTCGGGCGAATGAGCTGAGAAATGGATTGAGAAATTGTTTTTCGGAAGCGGCAGAAACCTTAGCCCTGACTCCTGTGCAAGTGCCCACCAGCCAGCAGCGATTAGTGGCAACGGTGCGGGCCTGTGTGCAACGACGCTTTCAGTTCATCACCGTTCAAGATGTGTCCCTTTTGGGGCCGTTGCGGCTGCCCCCAGACATTCAAAAAAGCATTAACGAACAGTTTGCGGCCCAACAGGCGGCCCAAACGGCTGAGGCCAATCGCCGCAAAGTGGAAGCAGAGGCGGCCTCCAATGTGGCGAGGGCCAAGGGAGAAGCGTTGGTGACGATCGAGCAGGCCCGGGCGGAGGCGGAGTCCAATCGCCTGCGGGCGGGTTCCATCACCCCGCAATTATTGGAGTTGGAGCGGTTGCGGGTGGAACGAACTCGCATTGAAAAGTGGAACGGTCAGCAAGCCCCAACCATCCAAACGCCCAATGTTCAAATCGGCGGCTCGGCGGCGGGTTCCAAGGCTCCCTAG
- the tuf gene encoding elongation factor Tu: MAREKFERTKPHVNIGTIGHVDHGKTTLTAAITMSLAAQGKAKARNYADIDSAPEEKARGITINTAHVEYETEDRHYAHVDCPGHADYVKNMITGAAQMDGGILVVSAADGPMPQTREHILLARQVGVPNLVVFLNKEDLVDDAELLELVELEVRELLSSYDFPGDDIPIVIGSAVKAVEALTANPKIARGENEWVDKILKLMDEVDAYVPTPERDVDRDFLMAVEDVFSITGRGTVATGRIERGIVKVGDTVEIVGLKDTRSTTVTGVEMFKKSLDQGMAGDNAGLLLRGIQKEDIERGMVLAKPKSISPHTQFEAEVYVLTKEEGGRHTPFFAGYRPQFYVRTTDVTGQITAYTADDGSTVEMVMPGDRIKMTVELICPVAIEQGMRFAIREGGRTIGAGVVAKIVK; encoded by the coding sequence ATGGCACGCGAAAAGTTTGAACGGACTAAACCTCACGTCAACATCGGGACGATCGGTCACGTTGACCACGGCAAAACGACCCTGACCGCTGCAATCACCATGTCGCTGGCGGCTCAAGGGAAGGCCAAGGCTCGTAACTACGCCGACATCGACTCCGCACCGGAAGAAAAAGCCCGTGGGATCACGATCAACACGGCTCACGTGGAATACGAGACCGAAGATCGTCACTACGCCCACGTGGACTGCCCTGGTCACGCGGACTACGTGAAGAACATGATCACCGGTGCTGCTCAAATGGACGGCGGCATCCTGGTGGTGTCGGCGGCTGACGGCCCCATGCCCCAAACCCGTGAGCACATCCTGCTGGCTCGTCAGGTGGGCGTGCCCAACCTGGTGGTTTTCCTGAACAAGGAAGACTTGGTGGATGATGCTGAACTGCTGGAGCTGGTTGAGCTGGAAGTCCGTGAACTGCTGAGCAGCTATGACTTCCCCGGCGACGACATCCCGATCGTGATTGGTTCGGCTGTGAAGGCTGTGGAAGCCCTGACCGCTAACCCCAAGATCGCTCGCGGCGAAAACGAGTGGGTTGACAAGATCCTGAAGCTGATGGATGAAGTGGATGCCTACGTGCCCACTCCTGAGCGTGATGTGGATCGTGACTTCCTGATGGCGGTGGAAGACGTGTTCTCGATTACGGGTCGTGGTACGGTTGCCACCGGCCGGATCGAGCGCGGTATCGTCAAGGTGGGCGACACGGTGGAAATCGTGGGTCTGAAGGACACCCGCAGCACCACTGTGACCGGCGTGGAAATGTTCAAGAAGTCCCTGGATCAAGGGATGGCTGGGGACAACGCTGGTTTGCTGTTGCGCGGTATCCAAAAGGAAGATATCGAGCGCGGCATGGTGCTGGCGAAGCCGAAGTCGATCAGCCCCCATACGCAATTCGAGGCTGAAGTGTACGTGTTGACCAAGGAAGAAGGCGGCCGCCACACCCCGTTCTTCGCTGGCTATCGTCCTCAGTTCTACGTGCGGACTACGGATGTGACCGGTCAAATCACGGCTTACACCGCTGACGACGGCTCGACCGTGGAAATGGTGATGCCCGGTGACCGGATCAAGATGACGGTTGAGTTGATCTGCCCGGTGGCAATCGAACAGGGGATGCGCTTCGCTATTCGCGAAGGCGGCCGGACGATTGGTGCTGGCGTGGTTGCCAAGATCGTTAAGTAG
- a CDS encoding GFA family protein, giving the protein MNVPFSGGCACGVIRYECSSQPMAMLNCHCRDCQQSSGAPFASGVVVSTKSIRVTGSPSTYSVRASSGAQTTRSFCPNCGSPLFATGEARPDFTSIRFTTLDDQSNFYPALDIWTSSAASWVCLNEELPHFPQSPPQSNDRL; this is encoded by the coding sequence ATGAACGTTCCATTTTCAGGTGGCTGTGCGTGCGGTGTTATACGCTACGAGTGCTCTAGCCAACCAATGGCGATGCTCAATTGCCATTGTCGCGATTGTCAGCAATCTAGCGGAGCGCCATTCGCATCTGGCGTGGTTGTCTCTACAAAGTCCATTAGGGTTACGGGTTCTCCAAGCACGTACTCCGTTCGCGCCTCTAGTGGTGCTCAAACAACTCGCAGCTTTTGTCCAAATTGCGGTAGCCCTTTATTCGCAACCGGCGAAGCAAGGCCCGATTTCACATCCATACGCTTCACGACGCTTGACGATCAAAGTAACTTTTATCCAGCGTTGGACATCTGGACATCGAGCGCAGCTTCGTGGGTTTGCCTGAATGAGGAGCTGCCACATTTTCCGCAGTCGCCACCCCAAAGTAACGACCGTCTTTGA
- the rpsJ gene encoding 30S ribosomal protein S10: protein MATIQQQKIRIRLQAFDRKLLDASCEKIVDTANRTSATAVGPIPLPTKRKIYCVLRSPHVDKDSREHFETRTHRRVVDIYQPSSKTIDALMKLDLPAGVDIEVKL from the coding sequence ATGGCGACGATTCAGCAACAGAAAATCCGGATCCGCTTGCAAGCTTTCGATCGGAAGCTGTTGGATGCTTCCTGCGAAAAGATTGTGGATACGGCGAACCGCACGAGCGCAACGGCGGTGGGCCCGATTCCGCTGCCGACGAAGCGCAAGATCTATTGCGTGCTGCGTTCTCCCCACGTAGATAAGGATTCGCGTGAGCATTTTGAAACGCGCACTCACCGCCGTGTGGTTGATATTTATCAACCGTCGTCGAAAACGATCGATGCTTTGATGAAGCTCGATTTGCCGGCTGGTGTGGATATTGAAGTGAAGCTCTAG
- a CDS encoding cell wall metabolism sensor histidine kinase WalK codes for MPTIAQRLIDRPLDRPLDRPWDLRHRGHEADRPWHNEMSCPCSRAGSHINPPSPPRSPLNSLLTDLTKLRPHLRSRLLLSHLLVVFLSIGSFALVGWFSSPKTFVWKLDELEVRGFRLRYARTQLVNSFGFVLQQSTLWSALVGATAAGAFSYWAALRIARPLKHMEEVTVRFASGELDARIQASDIPELNQLGSSFNRLATSLEGTEQRRRDLISDLTHELRTPLTVVRGYLEELSEGRIDPTPDLFDRLIRETKRLERLVSDTQELSRAETGYLPIHVQSIDLRPLLESIINRIADQVFDDEPKLILDCPAVLPLVAADPDRVEQVLLNLMGNALRHTTCGSIRLWANPKDERALWVGVTDTGEGISEEDLPHVFERFWRADRSRCRHEGRQSTGAGIGLSISRRLVELQGGEMEVTSELGKGSTFQFSLPIAIGSEKLQKSIETN; via the coding sequence ATGCCCACGATTGCCCAGCGTTTGATCGATCGACCTCTCGATCGACCTCTCGATCGACCTTGGGATTTACGTCATCGGGGCCACGAAGCCGATCGACCTTGGCACAATGAAATGAGCTGCCCCTGTTCCCGGGCCGGTAGCCACATCAATCCACCCTCACCCCCCCGATCGCCCTTGAACTCCCTGCTCACCGACCTGACCAAACTTCGCCCCCACTTGCGATCGCGCCTGTTGCTATCCCACCTGCTGGTGGTTTTCCTCAGCATCGGTAGCTTTGCGTTGGTGGGTTGGTTCTCGTCCCCCAAAACCTTTGTTTGGAAGCTGGATGAGCTGGAGGTGCGGGGGTTTCGGTTGCGCTATGCCCGCACCCAACTGGTGAACAGTTTTGGGTTTGTGTTGCAGCAAAGTACCCTTTGGTCAGCGCTGGTTGGGGCCACGGCGGCAGGAGCCTTTAGCTATTGGGCGGCTTTGCGGATTGCGCGGCCCCTGAAGCACATGGAAGAGGTGACTGTGCGGTTTGCCTCGGGGGAACTGGATGCCCGAATTCAAGCCAGTGATATTCCAGAACTAAATCAGTTGGGCAGTAGTTTCAATCGTTTGGCCACGAGCTTAGAGGGCACGGAGCAGCGCCGCCGGGATTTGATCAGCGACCTGACCCATGAACTGCGCACACCGCTGACGGTGGTAAGGGGCTATCTCGAAGAACTGAGTGAAGGGCGCATTGATCCCACGCCGGATTTGTTCGATCGCCTGATTCGCGAAACCAAGCGACTGGAGCGGCTGGTGAGCGACACTCAAGAACTATCACGGGCAGAAACAGGTTATTTACCAATTCATGTGCAGTCGATCGATCTGCGGCCGCTTTTGGAATCGATCATTAACCGCATTGCCGATCAGGTGTTTGATGACGAACCAAAGTTAATTTTGGATTGTCCGGCTGTGCTGCCGCTCGTGGCTGCCGACCCCGATCGGGTGGAACAGGTGTTGCTGAATCTGATGGGCAATGCCTTACGCCACACCACCTGTGGCTCAATTCGCCTTTGGGCCAACCCCAAGGATGAACGCGCCCTTTGGGTCGGGGTCACGGATACGGGGGAAGGCATTTCTGAGGAAGATTTGCCCCATGTGTTTGAGCGATTTTGGCGGGCCGATCGCAGTCGTTGCCGCCATGAGGGTCGCCAATCCACTGGCGCGGGAATTGGTCTATCCATTTCTCGGCGGTTGGTGGAGCTTCAGGGGGGTGAAATGGAGGTGACCAGCGAGCTAGGCAAGGGCAGCACGTTTCAATTCAGCCTCCCGATCGCGATCGGGAGCGAGAAACTTCAGAAAAGCATCGAAACAAATTAG
- a CDS encoding GRP family sugar transporter, which produces MDVTGWMAATLAASSIAPVGMAHPGVGWLGATVAALFWGSYLVPVKRLPTVDPLAAQLSMAIGIVLLAIPLAIASGAWIPNGWGLLAGVIWALGNYGSIFVVRALGLARGLALWATIGIGVSFLWGALFFREPVLLPVAVGGVALLVAGIALMNWPDRPAGTQPPDTRSTNSPVNRSSQQPSRRPKIQNQGWWLCGVVGLLFGSQSVPFAFAAQSPIAFVPSMSLGILGTASLLAGQRGGRVLRQLPRSSLLALVCSGMLWNVANVGSFFAVDHLGMAVGMPLTQFAIVVNAAWGLWLFREVTGRQQILRVAIGTFCAFGGIILIGGSRL; this is translated from the coding sequence TTGGACGTTACAGGATGGATGGCGGCAACGCTGGCGGCTAGTTCGATCGCCCCGGTGGGGATGGCGCACCCTGGCGTGGGCTGGTTGGGGGCAACAGTGGCGGCACTGTTTTGGGGGTCGTATCTAGTGCCCGTGAAGCGGCTACCGACGGTGGATCCCTTGGCGGCGCAACTGAGCATGGCGATCGGGATTGTGCTGTTAGCCATTCCGTTGGCGATCGCCTCTGGCGCTTGGATTCCCAATGGTTGGGGCCTGCTGGCGGGGGTGATTTGGGCCTTGGGCAATTACGGCTCTATTTTTGTGGTGCGGGCCTTGGGATTGGCGCGGGGGTTGGCCCTGTGGGCCACGATCGGGATTGGGGTTTCGTTTCTTTGGGGAGCGTTGTTTTTTCGGGAGCCGGTGTTGTTGCCGGTGGCCGTTGGGGGAGTGGCGCTGCTGGTGGCGGGAATTGCCCTGATGAATTGGCCCGATCGCCCGGCCGGAACGCAACCCCCAGACACTCGATCGACCAATTCACCGGTTAACCGATCGAGCCAGCAGCCCAGCCGCCGACCCAAAATCCAGAATCAGGGCTGGTGGCTTTGTGGCGTGGTGGGGTTGCTGTTTGGATCGCAATCAGTCCCCTTTGCCTTTGCGGCCCAAAGCCCGATCGCCTTTGTGCCGTCTATGTCCCTTGGAATTTTGGGAACAGCGAGTCTGTTGGCTGGGCAACGGGGCGGTCGGGTGTTGCGGCAGTTGCCCCGATCGAGCCTGTTGGCGTTGGTTTGCTCGGGAATGCTTTGGAATGTGGCGAATGTGGGCAGCTTTTTCGCGGTCGATCACCTCGGAATGGCGGTGGGAATGCCCCTAACTCAGTTTGCGATCGTGGTGAATGCAGCTTGGGGTCTGTGGTTATTTCGAGAGGTGACCGGTCGCCAGCAAATTTTGCGAGTGGCGATCGGGACGTTCTGCGCCTTTGGTGGAATTATTCTGATTGGAGGATCGCGCCTTTGA
- the fusA gene encoding elongation factor G, translating to MARSIPLERVRNIGIAAHIDAGKTTTTERILYYSGVVHKIGEVHEGTAVTDWMEQERERGITITAAAISTSWNDHKINIIDTPGHVDFTIEVERSMRVLDGVIAVFCSVGGVQPQSETVWRQADRYKVPRIVFVNKMDRTGANFYKVYGQVRDRLKANAVPIQIPIGAESELRGIVDLVKMRAYLYTNDLGTDIQETDIPEDLVDLADEYRLKLVEAVAETDDVLTEKYLEGEELTQEEIKGALRKGTIDGTIVPMLCGSAFKNKGVQLLLDAVVDYLPAPIDVPPIKGLLPDGSEVTRPADDNAPPAALAFKIMADPYGRLTFIRVYSGVITKGSYVYNATKGKKERISRLIVLKADERIEVDEMRAGDLGAALGLKDTITGDTICSESDPVILESLFIPEPVISVAVEPKTKQDMEKLSKALQSLSEEDPTFRVSIDSETNQTVIAGMGELHLEILVDRMMREFRVEANVGAPQVAYRETIGKAAKAEGKFVRQSGGKGQYGHVVVEIEPGEPGTGFEFVSKIVGGVVPKEYIGPAEQGMREACESGILAGYPLIDVKVTMVDGSYHDVDSSEMAFKIAGSMAVREAVMKAAPVLLEPLMKVEVEAPEEFLGDVMGNLNSRRGQIEGMGSESGTAKVAAKVPLAEMFGYATDIRSMTQGRGIFSMEFSQYSEVPRNVAEAIIAKSKGNA from the coding sequence GTGGCCAGATCGATTCCGCTCGAACGAGTGCGAAATATTGGAATTGCCGCCCACATTGATGCGGGCAAAACAACGACGACCGAGCGGATTCTGTATTACTCGGGCGTGGTTCACAAGATCGGTGAAGTTCACGAAGGAACTGCCGTCACGGACTGGATGGAGCAGGAGCGTGAGCGTGGGATCACGATCACCGCTGCGGCCATCAGTACGAGCTGGAACGATCACAAGATCAACATCATTGATACGCCTGGTCACGTGGACTTCACGATCGAGGTGGAGCGCTCCATGCGGGTGCTCGATGGTGTGATCGCGGTGTTCTGTTCGGTGGGTGGCGTGCAGCCCCAGTCGGAAACGGTGTGGCGGCAAGCTGACCGTTACAAAGTGCCCCGGATCGTGTTCGTGAACAAGATGGACCGGACGGGTGCGAACTTCTACAAGGTCTATGGTCAGGTGCGCGATCGCCTGAAGGCCAATGCTGTGCCGATTCAAATCCCGATCGGGGCTGAATCCGAGTTGCGCGGCATTGTTGACCTGGTGAAGATGCGTGCCTACCTCTACACCAACGATCTGGGCACCGACATCCAAGAAACCGATATTCCTGAAGATCTGGTTGACCTGGCTGATGAATATCGCCTGAAGTTGGTGGAAGCGGTTGCAGAAACCGACGATGTCTTGACCGAAAAGTATCTTGAAGGCGAAGAGCTGACCCAAGAGGAAATCAAGGGTGCGCTGCGCAAGGGCACGATCGACGGCACGATCGTCCCCATGCTCTGTGGTTCTGCCTTCAAGAACAAAGGGGTTCAACTGCTGCTCGATGCCGTGGTGGACTACCTGCCCGCCCCGATCGACGTGCCCCCGATTAAGGGTCTGCTGCCCGACGGTTCGGAAGTGACCCGTCCGGCCGACGACAACGCGCCCCCGGCAGCCCTGGCCTTCAAGATCATGGCTGACCCCTACGGTCGCTTGACCTTCATCCGGGTCTACTCCGGCGTGATCACCAAGGGTAGCTACGTCTACAACGCCACCAAGGGTAAGAAAGAGCGGATTTCGCGCTTGATCGTGCTCAAAGCTGACGAACGAATCGAAGTAGACGAAATGCGTGCTGGCGACCTCGGCGCAGCCCTGGGTCTGAAGGACACCATCACCGGCGACACGATTTGTAGCGAAAGCGATCCGGTCATTCTGGAATCCCTGTTCATTCCTGAGCCGGTGATCTCGGTGGCCGTTGAGCCGAAGACCAAGCAGGACATGGAAAAACTATCCAAGGCCCTGCAATCCCTCTCGGAAGAAGATCCGACCTTCCGCGTCAGCATTGACTCGGAAACCAATCAAACCGTGATCGCTGGGATGGGTGAGCTGCACCTCGAAATCCTAGTAGACCGGATGATGCGGGAATTCCGCGTGGAAGCCAACGTGGGTGCGCCTCAGGTGGCGTATCGCGAAACCATCGGCAAGGCTGCCAAAGCAGAAGGCAAGTTTGTCCGCCAGAGCGGTGGTAAGGGTCAATACGGCCACGTGGTGGTTGAGATTGAGCCGGGCGAACCGGGGACGGGCTTTGAGTTCGTCTCGAAGATCGTCGGTGGTGTGGTGCCGAAGGAATACATCGGCCCTGCGGAACAGGGGATGCGCGAAGCTTGCGAATCCGGTATCCTAGCAGGCTACCCACTGATCGATGTGAAGGTCACCATGGTCGATGGGTCTTACCACGATGTGGACTCGTCGGAAATGGCATTCAAAATTGCTGGCTCCATGGCTGTCCGCGAGGCGGTCATGAAAGCAGCACCCGTCCTCCTCGAACCTTTGATGAAGGTTGAGGTTGAAGCTCCTGAAGAGTTTCTCGGTGACGTGATGGGGAACCTTAACTCCCGTCGCGGTCAAATCGAAGGGATGGGTTCCGAGAGCGGAACGGCCAAGGTTGCTGCTAAAGTACCTCTGGCAGAAATGTTTGGTTATGCCACCGACATTCGCTCGATGACGCAAGGCCGCGGTATCTTCTCGATGGAGTTCAGCCAATACAGCGAAGTTCCTCGCAACGTCGCTGAGGCGATCATCGCGAAGAGTAAGGGGAACGCATAG